In Helicobacter pylori, a single genomic region encodes these proteins:
- a CDS encoding site-specific DNA-methyltransferase, whose translation MNINKVFYHSSTNMNEVPDNSVDLIITSPPYFNIKDYTKNGTQDLQHSTQHVEDLGALEKYEDYLLGLLKVWLECYRALKPNGKLCINVPLMPMLKKVLNTHYNRHIFDLHADIQHSILHDLNNTLENKPKMFLLDVYIWKRANPTKRLMFGSYPYPRNFYAQNIIEFIGVFVKDGKPKQPTEEQKEQSQLTQEEWVEFTKQIWEIPIPNKNDIAFGKHAALMPAELARRLIRLYSCVGDVVLDPFSGSGTTLREAKLLKRNFIGYELYENYKPLIEQKLGNLFDFE comes from the coding sequence TTGAATATCAATAAAGTGTTTTATCATAGCAGCACCAACATGAATGAAGTGCCAGATAATAGCGTGGATTTGATCATTACAAGCCCGCCTTATTTCAACATCAAAGATTACACAAAAAACGGCACACAAGATTTACAGCATTCAACCCAACATGTTGAAGATTTAGGGGCGTTAGAAAAATATGAAGATTATCTTTTAGGTCTTTTAAAAGTTTGGCTTGAGTGCTACAGAGCGCTAAAACCCAATGGTAAGTTATGTATCAATGTGCCTTTAATGCCCATGCTTAAAAAGGTTTTAAACACGCACTACAACCGCCATATTTTTGATTTGCATGCTGATATTCAGCACTCCATTTTGCATGATTTAAACAACACGCTAGAAAACAAGCCTAAAATGTTCTTGCTAGATGTCTATATTTGGAAACGCGCCAATCCCACTAAAAGATTGATGTTTGGGAGTTACCCTTATCCTAGAAATTTTTATGCGCAAAATATTATAGAATTTATCGGCGTGTTTGTCAAAGATGGCAAGCCTAAACAACCCACAGAAGAGCAAAAAGAACAAAGCCAATTGACTCAAGAGGAATGGGTGGAATTTACCAAACAAATTTGGGAAATCCCAATCCCTAATAAAAACGATATTGCTTTTGGCAAGCATGCGGCTTTAATGCCGGCTGAATTAGCAAGGCGTTTGATTAGGTTGTATAGTTGCGTGGGCGATGTGGTGCTAGATCCATTTAGCGGGAGCGGGACAACCTTAAGGGAAGCAAAACTTTTAAAAAGAAATTTTATAGGTTATGAACTCTATGAAAATTATAAGCCCTTGATTGAGCAAAAATTAGGAAACTTGTTTGATTTTGAATAA
- a CDS encoding site-specific DNA-methyltransferase → MKTNEAQFYEVLENLFIGVKIEDQQESLLDPNAKALKSGMINLLKAKSQYYQSKKQELEKLIDLKCQDNNDLKEELFDKLYSFFKRYFSANGGIYFNDTPLYDNLYTKSGYEKCSLKKDTALFYKTKDLYYVKSETIYKDFCFELEGIIFNFDASLLESKKYNEKVDLVFDLKDIDTKTNTLNFSVTLKSNNSQTKTNEILKECSNQGVKLDEEILKKAFGKFKKQGSMDYFIHKNAQGFLKEQLDLYLFEYLFKEMTAFDAKRLNEINTIKEVALQVIVLVSEFENELCKIWNKPRFVLNSHFIVSLDKLKAKNYDLSKITSHKNYPKQVKEWQDLNLKTTDNLLENEFLPLDTLYFKDLEEEIKSLFNENEINGTLIKSENYQALNSLKNRYKEAIDCIYIDPPFNTGSDFAYIDKFQDSTWLSLMHNRLELAYDFLSPQGSFYLHLDNNANYLGRMLVNDIFGKENFRNEIIWYYSNKMANSGNSFAKNTETILNYSKNEEYIFYRQKEPRSEPVLLSKREGRDGKNMRARDENGKVIYELSHERYVDTLWNIPIIGSTSTERVKNNENLTQKPEKLLERVIQASSNENSIVCDFFAGSGTNCAVAHKMKRKYIGIEMGEHFESVILPRLKKVIGGFKSGALKEFDGGGVVKVYELESYEEILRKIKYEDNDKPLAYDEQYSDLVERKNESYTLNIEALEKMGVDIKETLENLHGVGVEFFNEKVVKFKGNDKEVEILKALKEALIW, encoded by the coding sequence ATGAAAACGAACGAAGCGCAATTTTATGAAGTTTTAGAAAACCTTTTCATAGGCGTTAAGATTGAAGACCAGCAAGAAAGCCTTTTAGATCCTAACGCTAAAGCGCTAAAAAGTGGCATGATCAATCTATTGAAGGCTAAAAGCCAGTATTATCAAAGCAAAAAACAAGAATTAGAAAAACTCATTGATTTAAAATGCCAAGATAACAACGATCTCAAAGAAGAATTGTTTGACAAACTCTATAGCTTTTTCAAGCGTTATTTCAGCGCTAATGGAGGGATTTATTTCAACGACACGCCCCTTTACGATAATCTTTATACCAAAAGCGGTTATGAAAAATGCTCCCTTAAAAAAGACACCGCCTTATTTTATAAAACTAAAGATCTTTATTACGTGAAAAGCGAAACGATTTATAAGGATTTTTGCTTTGAATTAGAGGGCATTATTTTTAATTTTGACGCTTCTTTACTAGAGAGCAAAAAGTATAATGAAAAAGTGGATTTAGTCTTTGATTTAAAAGATATAGACACAAAAACTAACACCCTGAATTTTAGCGTTACTCTTAAGAGCAATAATAGCCAAACAAAAACGAATGAAATCCTAAAAGAATGCTCCAATCAAGGCGTCAAACTTGATGAAGAAATTTTAAAAAAAGCGTTTGGAAAATTCAAAAAGCAAGGCAGCATGGATTATTTCATCCATAAAAACGCGCAAGGGTTTTTAAAAGAGCAATTGGATTTGTATTTGTTTGAATACCTTTTTAAAGAAATGACTGCATTTGATGCTAAACGCCTTAATGAGATCAACACCATTAAGGAAGTGGCGTTGCAAGTGATTGTATTAGTGAGCGAATTTGAAAACGAACTCTGTAAGATTTGGAACAAACCCCGCTTTGTATTAAACTCGCATTTTATCGTGAGCCTAGACAAACTCAAAGCTAAAAACTACGATTTGAGTAAAATCACAAGCCACAAAAACTACCCCAAACAAGTCAAAGAATGGCAAGACTTGAATTTAAAAACCACAGACAATCTTTTAGAAAACGAGTTCTTGCCCCTAGACACCCTCTATTTTAAAGATTTAGAAGAAGAGATTAAAAGCTTATTCAATGAAAATGAAATCAACGGCACGCTCATTAAAAGCGAAAACTACCAAGCCCTAAACTCCCTTAAAAACCGCTATAAAGAAGCCATTGATTGCATTTACATTGATCCACCTTTCAATACCGGCAGTGATTTTGCTTACATAGACAAATTTCAAGACAGCACATGGCTAAGCCTTATGCACAATCGCTTGGAGCTCGCTTATGATTTTTTAAGCCCTCAAGGAAGCTTTTATCTGCATTTGGATAACAATGCTAATTATTTGGGGCGTATGCTAGTCAATGATATTTTTGGTAAAGAAAATTTTAGGAATGAGATAATTTGGTATTACTCTAATAAAATGGCAAATAGTGGCAATAGTTTTGCTAAAAATACCGAAACAATTTTAAATTATTCTAAAAATGAAGAATATATATTTTATAGACAAAAAGAACCACGAAGTGAGCCAGTTCTTTTAAGCAAGCGAGAAGGACGAGATGGTAAAAATATGAGAGCAAGAGATGAAAATGGTAAGGTTATTTATGAATTATCTCATGAACGCTATGTGGATACTTTATGGAATATACCTATCATTGGCTCTACTTCAACAGAAAGGGTAAAAAACAATGAAAATCTAACCCAAAAACCGGAAAAATTGCTAGAAAGGGTAATCCAAGCGAGCAGTAACGAAAACTCTATCGTGTGCGATTTTTTCGCTGGGAGCGGGACGAATTGCGCGGTGGCGCACAAAATGAAGAGGAAGTATATCGGTATTGAAATGGGGGAGCATTTTGAGAGCGTGATTTTGCCACGCCTTAAAAAGGTCATAGGCGGTTTTAAAAGCGGTGCACTTAAAGAATTTGATGGAGGTGGGGTGGTGAAAGTTTATGAATTAGAAAGCTATGAAGAGATTTTAAGAAAAATCAAGTATGAAGACAACGACAAACCCCTAGCGTATGATGAACAATACAGCGATTTAGTGGAGCGTAAAAACGAGTCTTACACGCTCAATATAGAAGCGCTAGAAAAAATGGGCGTGGATATTAAAGAGACTTTGGAAAATTTACACGGCGTTGGAGTGGAGTTTTTCAATGAAAAAGTGGTGAAATTTAAAGGGAATGATAAAGAAGTAGAGATTTTAAAAGCCTTAAAAGAAGCGCTCATTTGGTAA